The following proteins come from a genomic window of Deinococcus sp. KSM4-11:
- a CDS encoding ABC transporter ATP-binding protein, with translation MTAAPTPDLSAAAPTRPAVVDIRDVRKVYETGDIVFAALKGVSVQIYPGEMVALMGPSGSGKTTLMQIIGLLDRPSGGSYVLGGRDVTTLTENERAEARNQDIGFVFQAFHLLPRLSLVENVEVPLTYAGVPPRERRERAMHVLTRVGLDSKAKNLPSQISGGQKQRVAIARALAGSPRLLLADEPTGNLDTRTSEEVMAFFSELHREGTTVVLVTHEQDIGAYAERVVRVRDGLIESDTRQVPRVPAPLEAQA, from the coding sequence ATGACCGCCGCCCCCACCCCGGATCTGTCCGCCGCCGCGCCCACGCGACCGGCGGTCGTGGACATCCGGGACGTGCGCAAGGTGTACGAGACGGGCGACATCGTGTTCGCGGCCCTCAAGGGCGTCAGCGTGCAGATCTATCCGGGCGAGATGGTCGCCCTGATGGGCCCGTCGGGGAGCGGCAAAACCACCCTGATGCAGATCATCGGACTGCTTGACCGGCCTTCGGGCGGCAGTTACGTCCTGGGCGGCCGGGACGTCACGACGCTGACCGAGAACGAACGGGCCGAAGCGCGCAACCAGGACATCGGCTTCGTGTTCCAGGCCTTCCACCTGCTGCCGCGCCTGAGCCTCGTCGAGAACGTGGAGGTGCCCCTAACCTACGCCGGCGTGCCCCCGCGCGAGCGGCGGGAGCGGGCCATGCACGTCCTGACGCGGGTCGGTCTGGACAGCAAGGCGAAGAACCTGCCCAGCCAGATCAGCGGTGGGCAGAAGCAGCGCGTGGCGATCGCCCGCGCTCTGGCCGGCAGTCCCCGGCTGCTGCTCGCGGACGAGCCCACCGGGAACCTCGACACCCGCACCAGCGAGGAGGTCATGGCCTTTTTCAGCGAACTGCACCGCGAGGGCACCACGGTCGTCCTCGTCACGCACGAGCAGGACATCGGGGCCTACGCCGAACGGGTCGTGCGCGTCCGCGACGGCCTGATCGAGAGCGACACCCGGCAGGTGCCACGCGTACCCGCTCCGCTGGAGGCGCAGGCATGA
- a CDS encoding TolC family protein yields the protein MTTRPRAPALVARSAALTVCLALGGASLAQSSTPAATPTATTTPLTLDAALALLSGAPSVTQAQLSVQVAQKNLDAARTALGLTVSVSGNAAYTGPGTTTASDGTTTSLASSLSGSAGVNVSLGLLPWSSNQSSLRAAQRSLDLAQANLLAAGASARLNVYQQYYAAVLANLDIDVAARTLALRQRQLTVAQTQQTAGNATSESVLSAQAALQAAQAAQLQAAASLEAAQRSLGAALGQTVGTSAFPSVPAETVTLPDVAALVARARTSRSEVVDARNTLAAAQDTLDTQKRTQALPDITASVRYGPSGSGGLSANLNLTQGTVGAGYAVPLGTSSSTTGTTTDRISASISGSYVVYSPAVAAQVSAAQANVTQAQLSLTVAQQTVELDVRTKYSTLQTSIIAVQAKVTAVQVAQAALDTANARLKAGTGTADDVMAAELDLAQAQRDLQAARVTAQLTLIQLQNAAGGPA from the coding sequence ATGACCACCCGACCCCGCGCTCCTGCCCTGGTTGCCCGCTCCGCCGCGCTGACCGTCTGCCTCGCCCTGGGCGGCGCGTCCCTGGCCCAGTCGTCCACGCCCGCCGCGACCCCCACGGCCACGACGACGCCCCTCACGCTCGACGCGGCCCTGGCGCTGCTCAGCGGCGCGCCCAGCGTCACGCAGGCGCAGCTCTCCGTGCAGGTCGCGCAGAAGAACCTCGACGCTGCCCGCACCGCGCTGGGCCTGACCGTCAGCGTGAGCGGCAATGCCGCCTACACCGGCCCCGGCACGACCACCGCGTCGGACGGCACGACCACCAGCCTCGCGTCCTCGCTGAGCGGCAGCGCGGGCGTAAACGTCAGCCTGGGGCTGCTGCCCTGGTCGAGCAACCAGAGCAGCCTGCGCGCCGCCCAGCGATCCCTGGATCTCGCCCAGGCCAACCTGCTCGCGGCGGGCGCCTCGGCGCGCCTGAACGTGTACCAGCAGTACTACGCGGCCGTGCTCGCGAACCTCGACATCGATGTGGCCGCCCGGACGCTGGCCCTGCGGCAGCGGCAACTGACGGTCGCGCAGACGCAGCAGACCGCCGGGAACGCCACCTCCGAGAGTGTCCTGAGCGCCCAGGCGGCCCTGCAGGCGGCGCAGGCCGCCCAGCTGCAGGCGGCGGCCAGTCTGGAGGCCGCCCAGCGCAGCCTCGGGGCGGCCCTCGGGCAGACCGTGGGCACCAGCGCCTTCCCGAGCGTGCCGGCCGAGACCGTCACCCTGCCGGACGTGGCGGCCCTGGTCGCCCGCGCCCGCACCAGCCGCAGTGAGGTCGTCGACGCCCGCAATACGCTCGCGGCCGCACAGGACACCCTCGACACGCAAAAACGCACCCAGGCCCTCCCGGACATCACCGCCTCGGTGCGCTACGGCCCAAGTGGCAGCGGCGGCTTGAGCGCGAACCTGAACCTCACGCAGGGCACCGTGGGCGCGGGCTACGCCGTGCCGCTGGGCACCAGTTCGAGCACCACGGGCACCACCACCGACCGGATCAGCGCCAGCATCAGCGGGTCGTACGTCGTGTACTCCCCGGCCGTCGCCGCGCAGGTCTCCGCCGCGCAGGCGAACGTCACGCAGGCGCAGCTCAGCCTCACGGTCGCGCAGCAGACCGTGGAGCTCGACGTCCGCACGAAGTACTCCACCCTGCAGACCAGCATCATCGCCGTGCAGGCCAAGGTCACGGCCGTGCAGGTCGCGCAGGCCGCGCTCGACACCGCGAACGCCCGCCTGAAGGCCGGTACCGGCACGGCCGACGATGTCATGGCCGCCGAGCTCGACCTCGCCCAGGCGCAGCGTGACCTCCAGGCCGCGCGCGTCACCGCCCAACTCACCCTCATTCAGCTTCAGAACGCCGCCGGAGGCCCCGCATGA
- a CDS encoding efflux RND transporter periplasmic adaptor subunit: MTSPSVGSRPARRRRWPWVLAGLVLLAGVGGGVYVARSRSAATTTAPVTTTTATADPGVLRVSVSGPGTLEANVTRTVGADLTATVGPVPAVGERVTKGQLITVLKSDTVDQNVQTAQLNLDKARAAVDATRASQANSAAGRSSSVTQAQNSLTQAEQALADAQRTLQGQQRLSAIGAVSAQALADAQSAVLKAQQSAESARASLDAAQTQAATGGSSDAQNLRSQVIAVQQAQDALSTALKARSELKVYAPITGVISTVSATEGTVVTSGATILTLLDDTTLNLPVQIDETEISGVKVGQAAEVTLDAYDGQTFSGKVVRVSPGATQSNGISVFTATVQLGNAGGKLRSGMTAQADIIQSEQRGLLVPSKAIQTVRTRSYVQVPVAAGADPERVRVETGATDGTNTVVTGGLTPGQTIIVPGKSASSGAATRSGTARTQGGFGPPPGGAP, translated from the coding sequence ATGACCTCTCCGTCTGTCGGTTCCCGGCCAGCCCGTCGGCGCCGCTGGCCGTGGGTGCTCGCGGGCCTGGTGCTGCTGGCGGGGGTGGGCGGCGGGGTGTACGTGGCGCGCAGCCGGTCGGCCGCCACGACCACCGCTCCGGTGACCACGACCACGGCCACCGCCGATCCGGGTGTCCTGCGCGTCAGCGTGAGCGGCCCCGGCACCCTCGAGGCGAACGTGACCCGTACCGTGGGCGCCGACCTGACCGCCACGGTCGGGCCGGTGCCGGCCGTGGGGGAACGCGTCACGAAGGGCCAGCTGATTACCGTCCTGAAAAGCGACACGGTCGACCAGAACGTGCAGACCGCTCAGCTGAACCTGGACAAGGCCCGCGCCGCCGTGGACGCCACGCGGGCCAGCCAGGCGAACTCGGCCGCCGGACGCAGCAGTTCGGTCACGCAGGCGCAGAACAGCCTGACGCAGGCCGAGCAGGCCCTTGCGGACGCCCAGCGCACGTTGCAGGGCCAGCAGCGCCTCAGCGCCATCGGGGCCGTCAGTGCCCAGGCGCTCGCAGACGCCCAGTCGGCGGTGCTGAAGGCCCAGCAGTCGGCGGAGTCCGCGCGGGCCAGTCTGGACGCTGCGCAGACCCAGGCGGCCACCGGCGGCAGCAGCGACGCGCAGAACCTGCGCAGTCAGGTGATCGCCGTGCAGCAGGCGCAGGACGCGCTGAGTACTGCCCTGAAGGCCCGGTCGGAACTCAAGGTGTACGCGCCGATCACGGGCGTCATCAGCACCGTGAGCGCCACCGAGGGCACTGTCGTGACCAGTGGCGCGACCATCCTCACGCTGCTCGACGACACCACCCTGAACCTGCCGGTGCAGATCGACGAGACCGAGATCTCCGGCGTGAAGGTCGGGCAGGCGGCCGAGGTGACGCTCGACGCCTATGACGGCCAGACCTTCTCCGGGAAGGTCGTGCGCGTGTCGCCGGGCGCCACGCAGAGCAACGGCATCTCGGTGTTTACCGCGACCGTGCAGCTCGGCAATGCGGGCGGCAAGCTGCGCAGCGGCATGACCGCCCAGGCCGATATCATCCAGAGCGAGCAGCGCGGCCTGCTGGTGCCCAGCAAGGCGATCCAGACGGTTCGCACCCGCTCGTACGTGCAGGTGCCCGTCGCCGCCGGGGCCGATCCCGAGCGGGTGCGCGTCGAGACGGGCGCGACCGACGGCACCAACACCGTCGTGACGGGCGGGCTCACGCCCGGTCAGACGATCATCGTGCCCGGCAAGAGCGCCAGCAGCGGCGCGGCCACCCGCTCGGGCACGGCGCGAACCCAGGGCGGCTTCGGCCCGCCACCCGGAGGCGCGCCATGA
- a CDS encoding ABC transporter permease, translated as MTTTSPERAPAAAPLAATPHRRGGGIGLGGAFTIAWRAIIGTPLRSILTALGVIIGVAAVVALTAIGQGSTAGVTRNLESLGTNLLTVGSARGFGGGSLVRAGPRQSVTVKDAEALATTFASRIVGVAPAAQSSVQAKLGSNNTQATIVGTWPAYESVRNSPVATGDYFTQADVDGKKRTAVIGHQVLLDLWGDGTDGSATDDQAIGQRIRLGSVNFTVVGVLPDKGNSGFGNANSQVLVPLSTYLQRFSRTNASSGEPTVNNVYMQATDAKDLKQLQSDVTDLMMVRHKLTDPTSLDFQVQNQADSLASLSAITNTLTILVGAIAGISLLVGGIGIMNIMLVSVTERTREIGVRKALGAKPRDILTQFLVEASLLSVSGGVIGMVLGVAAAFGGRGFGITPVFSPTPMIVAFVFSALVGVFFGYYPAARAARLDPVDSLRYE; from the coding sequence ATGACCACGACCTCCCCGGAGCGCGCCCCGGCCGCGGCGCCGCTCGCGGCCACGCCGCATCGGCGCGGTGGAGGAATCGGCCTGGGCGGCGCGTTCACCATCGCGTGGCGCGCGATCATCGGCACGCCGCTGCGCTCGATCCTGACGGCGCTGGGCGTGATCATCGGGGTGGCGGCGGTCGTGGCCCTGACCGCCATCGGCCAGGGCAGCACGGCGGGCGTCACGCGCAACCTCGAATCGCTGGGCACCAACCTGCTCACGGTGGGCAGTGCGCGCGGCTTCGGCGGTGGCAGCCTGGTGCGCGCCGGGCCGCGCCAGAGTGTCACCGTGAAGGACGCCGAGGCGCTCGCCACCACCTTCGCGTCCCGCATCGTCGGGGTCGCCCCCGCCGCGCAGAGCAGCGTGCAGGCGAAACTGGGCAGCAACAACACCCAGGCGACCATCGTCGGGACGTGGCCTGCGTACGAATCGGTCCGCAACAGCCCCGTCGCTACCGGTGACTACTTCACGCAGGCCGATGTGGACGGCAAGAAGCGCACGGCCGTGATCGGCCATCAGGTGCTGCTCGACCTGTGGGGCGACGGCACGGACGGCAGCGCCACCGACGACCAGGCCATCGGGCAGCGCATCCGGCTCGGCTCGGTGAACTTCACGGTCGTGGGCGTGCTGCCCGACAAGGGCAACTCCGGCTTCGGGAACGCCAACAGTCAGGTGCTCGTGCCGCTCAGCACCTACCTCCAGCGGTTTTCCCGCACCAACGCCAGCAGTGGCGAGCCCACCGTGAACAACGTGTACATGCAGGCCACCGATGCCAAGGACCTCAAGCAGCTCCAGTCCGACGTGACCGATCTGATGATGGTCCGGCACAAGCTGACCGACCCCACCAGCCTGGACTTCCAGGTGCAGAACCAGGCGGACTCGCTGGCCAGTCTCAGCGCCATCACCAACACCCTCACGATCCTGGTCGGCGCGATCGCCGGAATCTCGCTGCTGGTCGGCGGGATCGGGATCATGAACATCATGCTGGTGTCCGTCACCGAACGCACCCGCGAGATCGGGGTGCGCAAGGCCCTGGGCGCCAAGCCGCGCGACATCCTCACGCAGTTCCTGGTCGAGGCGTCCCTGCTGTCGGTCAGCGGCGGCGTGATCGGCATGGTGCTCGGCGTGGCCGCCGCATTCGGGGGCCGGGGCTTTGGCATCACGCCCGTGTTCTCGCCCACGCCGATGATCGTCGCGTTCGTGTTCAGCGCGCTCGTCGGCGTGTTCTTCGGGTACTACCCGGCCGCCCGCGCCGCCAGACTCGACCCGGTCGATTCCCTCCGCTACGAATAA
- a CDS encoding TolC family protein → MMFTRPRFTVPALTAALLLGGAAHAQAAASATLTAAVTAALANNTDVKTAQANLDKAQAANVAAQADPSSLVAAKLSAKNTYALAQAQLRGAKLGALQNTVTAYTTLLEAQENVTLQTLQVQVDTKGVQVAQVKLGIGNATTLDVTNAQNTLASSQQNLADGRAQVNLASAKLATLTGLASGVRAAGVPNVPKLSSTLATLQGGLGNLSAVTSAAGDLTLATLNVKLADNDFTPARTLQDAKTALANAQRSSDSASKAATQSLASAYQAAQNAYELLAVAQSREAAAQKTATQDAARLKSGTISAVELQSSQLALKKAQYARLQAQDNVLVSLAALSVASGVNLTGIGGSI, encoded by the coding sequence ATGATGTTCACCCGCCCACGCTTCACCGTCCCTGCCCTGACCGCCGCCCTGCTGCTCGGGGGCGCCGCGCACGCGCAGGCCGCCGCGAGCGCCACCCTGACGGCCGCCGTGACGGCCGCGCTCGCCAACAACACGGACGTGAAGACCGCGCAGGCGAACCTGGACAAGGCCCAGGCCGCGAACGTGGCCGCGCAGGCGGACCCCAGTTCGCTGGTGGCCGCGAAGCTCTCCGCCAAGAACACGTACGCGCTGGCCCAGGCGCAGCTGCGTGGCGCGAAGCTGGGGGCGCTCCAGAACACGGTCACCGCCTACACCACCCTGCTCGAGGCGCAGGAGAACGTGACCCTCCAGACCCTGCAGGTGCAGGTCGACACCAAGGGCGTGCAGGTCGCGCAGGTCAAGCTCGGCATCGGGAACGCCACGACGCTCGACGTCACGAACGCGCAGAACACCCTGGCGAGCAGCCAGCAGAACCTCGCGGACGGCAGAGCGCAGGTGAACCTCGCCAGCGCGAAGCTCGCTACCCTCACGGGCCTGGCGAGCGGCGTGCGCGCGGCCGGGGTGCCCAACGTACCCAAGCTGAGCAGCACGCTGGCGACCCTGCAAGGTGGCCTGGGGAATCTCAGCGCCGTCACGTCGGCCGCCGGTGACCTGACCCTCGCCACCCTGAACGTGAAACTCGCCGACAACGACTTCACGCCCGCCCGGACCCTGCAGGACGCGAAGACGGCCCTGGCGAACGCGCAGCGCAGCTCCGACAGCGCCAGCAAGGCGGCCACGCAGAGTCTCGCCAGCGCGTACCAGGCCGCCCAGAACGCCTACGAGCTGCTGGCGGTCGCGCAGAGCCGCGAGGCCGCCGCGCAGAAGACGGCCACGCAGGACGCCGCCCGCCTCAAGAGCGGCACCATCTCGGCGGTGGAACTGCAGAGTTCGCAGCTGGCCCTGAAGAAGGCGCAGTACGCCCGACTTCAGGCACAGGACAACGTGCTGGTGAGTCTCGCGGCGCTGTCCGTGGCGAGCGGGGTGAATCTCACGGGCATCGGCGGCAGCATATGA